A genomic window from Fusarium verticillioides 7600 chromosome 5, whole genome shotgun sequence includes:
- a CDS encoding pre-mRNA-processing factor 19, which produces MLCGISGEAPQEPVVSKKSGVVYEKRLIDQYIKEHGTEPDSGEALTADDLLPIHSSRIVRPRPPTLTSIPALLATFQNEWDALALETYNLKEQLARTREELATALYQHDAAVRVIARLTRERDEARDALSKVTVTGGAVDGDSMQVDSVEKLPEELVAKVDETHQTLSKGRKKRPVPEGWATGEEISAFESATTHSLPVPEATALTVGGTNAAAVGGLKGQAVVYSTTEDKVEQSLPVDEPVTDAVWAEAGVAFATGQGSVKVFQEGSQVASLSEHAGAATALSLHPSGEILASVGTDKSIVFYDLVAQKRVARAYTDAALTSCAFHPDGHLFAAGTTSGEIKLFMTNTLEQAASFSLGAPIQALSFSENGYWFAATAKGQTMVTIFDLRKEGDAAVAKVLETGGPVQSLAWDYSGQFLATGGAAGVTVQQFTKSTKKWTEPLKSSTPSVAVRWGESAKQLVTVNGEGVVSVLATKE; this is translated from the exons ATGCTGTGTGGAA TTTCTGGAGAGGCTCCTCAAGAGCCCGTTGTTTCTAAGAAGTCTG GTGTCGTTTACGAGAAGCGTCTTATCGATCAATACATCAAAGAACATGGCACCGAGCCCGATTCTGGCGAGGCCCTGACCGCCGATGACCTCCTCCCTATCCATTCGTCGCGTATTGTCCGACCGCGTCCTCCTACTCTCACATCGATTCCCGCTCTCCTCGCTACTTTCCAGAACGAATGGGACGCGCTGGCTCTAGAGACATATAACCTCAAGGAGCAGCTTGCGCGCACCAGAGAGGAGCTAGCCACAGCGTTGTACCAGCACGACGCTGCTGTCCGGGTTATTGCACGACTCACGAGGGAGCGAGATGAGGCCAGGGATGCTTTGAGCAAGGTCACTGTGACGGGTGGCGCGGTCGATGGTGATTCTATGCAGGTCGATAGCGTGGAGAAGTTACCAGAAGAACTCGTCGCCAAGGTGGACGAGACCCATCAGAC ATTATCAAAGGGTCGCAAGAAGCGCCCTGTGCCTGAGGGTTGGGCTACCGGCGAAGAGATTTCAGCTTTCGAGAGCGCGACTACACACTCCTTACCCGTTCCTGAGGCTACCGCCCTTACTGTTGGAGGAACCAATGCCGCGGCAGTTGGAGGCTTGAAGGGTCAGGCAGTAGTCTACTCTACCACCGAGGATAAGGTCGAGCAATCTCTCCCGGTGGATGAGCCTGTTACAGACGCTGTTTGGGCTGAGGCCGGTGTGGCTTTTGCGACTGGTCAAGGCAGtgtcaaggtcttccagGAGGGTAGCCAGGTTGCATCGCTGAGTGAACATGCTGGCGCTGCTACGGCGTTGAGCCTCCACCCCAGTGGTGAGATTCTGGCTTCTGTTGGTACGGATAAGAGCATCGTGTTTTACGACTTGGTCGCACAGAAACGTGTTGCCCGCGCTTACACCGATGCTG CTCTTACATCTTGTGCCTTCCACCCTGATGGTCACCTCTTTGCCGCTGGTACCACCTCAGGCGAAATCAAGCTCTTCATGACCAATACTCTCGAGCAGGCAGCTTCTTTCAGCCTGGGTGCCCCTATCCAGGCTCTCAGCTTCTCCGAGAACGGCTACTGGTTCGCAGCTACAGCCAAGGGCCAGACCATGGTCACTATCTTTGATCTGCGTAAAGAGGGAGACGCGGCGGTGGCCAAGGTTCTTGAGACTGGCGGGCCGGTCCAGTCCCTGGCGTGGGACTACAGTGGCCAGTTCCTCGCCACTGGCGGTGCGGCTGGGGTCACAGTGCAACAGTTCACCAAGTCCACCAAGAAGTGGACCGAGCCTTTGAAGAGTTCTACGCCCTCCGTTGCTGTTCGGTGGGGAGAGTCTGCAAAGCAGCTCGTAACAGTCAATGGTGAGGGTGTGGTCAGCGTACTTGCAACAAAGGAATAG
- a CDS encoding hypothetical protein (At least one base has a quality score < 10), which yields MAENSDPLEMFEAGGDDDIDLFFDNAYRPRPHAGDHLYLPHPNAPAAYHNTRHARRSQAARNPVIPQQPQEATPVIDLTEEPDSPVQPRALLDILQPARPPPRNPRRTNSQRISPPQLARTDGTFVGRTENVIDLTADSPEEDRSHFRGRREVPRPDELIELEIISQRPALGSLPNFAAFGPFRRLAGIFGAADIAFNPPNLDISRNAFARQPTPKPQMSPPPPTREGFTRNTCTDPEKESESVVICPACNEELAYDPSGTVTQSSMGQQKGKRKRAPGEHHFWAVKKCGHVYCADCYENRRPTKTNRGVGFRSPDGRPAPTTSNDLRCAVDGCDSKVSQKSEWVGIFL from the exons ATGGCTGAAAACAGTGATCCTCTCGAGATGTTTGAGGCGGGAggggatgatgatatcgatctcttcttcgacaacgCCTACAGACCACGGCCACATGCTGGAGATCACCTCTACCTTCCACATCCCAATGCACCCGCTGCGTATCATAATACCCGCCACGCTCGCCGCTCACAGGCTGCTCGAAATCCAGTAATACCGCAACAGCCGCAAGAAGCTACTCCTGTGATCGACCTCACGGAAGAGCCCGATTCTCCTGTACAACCACGagctcttctcgacatcctccAGCCCGCGAGACCACCCCCAAGGAACCCGCGAAGAACGAATTCCCAGCGCATATCACCGCCTCAGCTAGCACGCACCGATGGTACTTTCGTGGGACGCACAGAAAATGTTATTGACTTGACTGCGGACTCACCTGAGGAAGACCGATCACATTTCAGAGGGAGACGGGAGGTACCGAGGCCGGACGAGCTGATTGAGTTGGAAATAATAAGCCAGCGACCAGCTCTGGGATCTCTGCCCAATTTTGCTGCCTTTGGCCCCTTCAGGAGGTTGGCCGGTATCTTTGGAGCAGCAGACATTGCATTCAACCCACCCAATTTAGACATTTCACGTAACGCATTCGCACGACAACCAACCCCAAAGCCACAAATGTCCCCACCGCCTCCAACTCGAGAAGGGTTCACTCGGAATACCTGTACCGACCCGGAGAAGGAGTCCGAAAGCGTGGTTATATGCCCAGCCTGTAATGAGGAGCTGGCTTATGACCCAAGCGGCACAGTGACTCAGAGCTCTATGGGCCAGCAGAAGGGCAAAAGAAAGCGAGCACCGGGAGAACACCACTTCTGGGCCGTCAAGAAGTGCGGACAC GTCTACTGTGCCGATTGTTATGAGAACAGGAGGCCTACGAAGACGAACCGTGGCGTAGGCTTCCGATCCCCTGACGGGCGACCTGCGCCCACAACTTCAAATGACCTCCGATGCGCAGTGGACGGTTGTGATAGCAAGGTATCGCAAAAGTCGGAGTGGGTGGGAATCTTCCTTTGA
- a CDS encoding 2,5-diketo-D-gluconate reductase gives MNFRMASKLALNSTRKLNSGHQIPLLGYGVYKVPAEQAPELCKKAIEIGYRHIDSASGYYNQGPSAAGLLASGVPRSELFFTTKIFTKQFPLNYENAHKQVDIALDETKLDYLDLVLIHAPYGGPDARKGAWRALAECVEAGKVRSLGVSNYGVHHLDELEAYIKELDAELGPGKGGVISVGQWEVHPWLTRPDIVKWCQDRNIAVEAYCPIVRGERFDNPKVKALAVKYGKSPAQVLLRWSLQRGYVPLVKSVTPSRIQENSQLFDFELTEEEVKDLATDEYSPCAWDPTREPLEK, from the exons ATGAATTTCAGAATGGCCTCTAAACTCGCTCTCAACTCTACCAGGAAGCTCAATTCAGGTCACCAgatccctcttcttggatATGGA GTCTACAAGGT TCCCGCTGAACAAGCCCCCGAGCTTTGCAAGAAGGCTATCGAGATAGGCTACCGTCAT ATCGACTCTGCTTCAGGGTACTACAACCAGGGCCCTAGCGCAGCTGGACTCTTAGCATCTGGCGTGCCTCGCTCagagctcttcttcactacCAAGATCTTCACTAAACAGTTTCCCTTGAACTACGAGAATGCACACAAGCAGGTAGACATTGCTCTCGATGAGACAAAGCTCGAttatcttgaccttgttctcatccaTGCCCCGTATGGTGGACCTGATGCACGAAAGGGTGCTTGGAGAGCTCTTGCTGAGTGCGTCGAAGCTGGTAAGGTGCGATCACTTGGTGTTTCCAACTACGGTGTTCATCATCTGGATGAACTAGAGGCATACATTAAAGAACTTGACGCCGAGCTTGGGCCGGGCAAGGGAGGCGTCATCTCGGTCGGGCAGTGGGAGGTGCACCCGTGGCTTACACGACCCGACATCGTTAAGTGGTGCCAGGATCGAAACattgcagttgaggcttaCTGCCCCATTGTGCGGGGAGAGCGATTCGATAaccccaaggtcaaggccctCGCGGTGAAGTATGGCAAGAGTCCGGCACAGGTTCTTCTTCGGTGGAGCTTGCAGAGGGGTTATGTTCCTCTGGTGAAGAGCGTTACGCCCTCAAGGATTCAAGAGAATTCTCAATTGTTCGACTTTGAGTtgacggaggaggaagtgaagGATTTGGCAACTGATGAGTATAGCCCTTGTGCCTGGGACCCTACTCGTGAGCCTCTTGAGAAGTAG
- a CDS encoding translation factor pelota (At least one base has a quality score < 10) translates to MKLLPRNKALNSFTEEAVSLLPEDPEDMWHAYNLILSGDIVYAHAVRKVTAFSDTGSSKSERVHTNLTIKVKSTAFDPQISSLRVSGSVVIENQHAPLGSHHTLDLEVNRPFSIVKLDGWDSVAKATLQEALSDDKDGAVAAVVMQEGLANICLITPFRTVLKVRVESVIPKKRDLASDQDAGMRRFFEKTLSTLLRTMDFTQSRPLLLASPGFVAGDFKQYIANQGRDKADKVLTAVAKQATVVHSNSGHVHSLNEILKSPEVLAKMKDMKFARETQYVDQFFDMLKLDDGRAWYGTSAVEKAAKEGAVGPGGGVLLVNNSLFRSEDLALRKKYVALVDKVRSDGGEARILSSDHESGQRLTMLGDIAAILNYPMLDLDDDDADEDNEANREPTMENSVI, encoded by the exons atgaagttACTACCACGCAACAAGGCCCTTAATTCCTTCACGGAAGAGGCCGTTTCTCTCCTGCCCGAGGATCCCGAAGATATG TGGCATGCATACAACCTGATCCTATCTGGGGACATCGTCTATGCTCACGCTGTCCGTAAAGTAACTGCTTTTTCAGACACTGGGAGCTCAAAATCTGAGCGTGTTCACACAAATCTGACTATCAAGGTCAAATCCACTGCCTTTGATCCTCAGATCTCATCACTTCGCGTCTCTGGATCTGTCGTGATAGAGAATCAACATGCCCCCTTAGGCTCTCATCATACCCTCGATCTCGAGGTGAACCGCCCATTTAGTATCGTCAAGCTAGATGGATGGGACTCTGTCGCAAAAGCCACTCTTCAAGAGGCATTGTCAGATGACAAGGATGGCGCCGTAGCAGCCGTTGTCATGCAAGAAGGGCTTGCCAACATCTGTCTCATTACACCGTTCCGAACCGTCCTCAAAGTCCGTGTTGAGAGCGTGATTCCCAAGAAACGCGATCTTGCATCAGACCAAGATGCAGGTATGCGCCGCTTCTTTGAGAAGACATTGTCGACTCTTTTACGAACTATGGACTTCACACAGTCACGGCCGCTGTTACTGGCCAGCCCAGGCTTTGTGGCTGGAGACTTCAAGCAGTATATCGCCAACCAAGGACGAGATAAAGCAGACAAGGTGCTTACAGCCGTGGCGAAGCAGGCTACGGTGGTTCACTCCAATTCTGGTCACGTCCACAGTCTCAACGAGATCCTGAAGAGCCCAGAAgtcttggccaagatgaaggatatgaAGTTTGCCCGCGAAACGCAGTATGTTGATCAATTCTTCGACATGCTAAAGCTGGACGATGGGCGTGCATGGTATGGTACTTCAGCtgtcgagaaggctgccaaggagggAGCAGTGGGACCAGGTGGCGGTGTCCTCCTGGTCAACAATTCTCTGTTCCGAAGTGAAGACCTTGCTCTTCGCAAAAAGTACGTCGCTCTAGTTGACAAGGTACGGagtgatggtggtgaggcGAGGATTCTCAGCAGTGATCATGAGAGTGGTCAGCGATTGACTATGTTGGGCGATATCGCTGCCATACTCAACTATCCAATGCtggaccttgatgatgacgatgccgatgaggatAATGAGGCAAATAGAGAGCCTACTATGGAAAATAGTGTCATCTAG